GCAAGGCAAAGAAGCCGATGATACTGAGCACGATGATGTAGCCCAGGAAGGTCATGCCACGTTGTTGTCGACGGTTGATCATGCCAACTCCCCTCTTTTTCTGAGACAAGGCGACTGCGCAGGCCTGCGAGTCGCACCACCCTTATTCCACGGAATTCCCGATCCTGTCGAAGGCCGGCCATTCGCCAGCATCCCAGTCCCAGTTCATCCAGATGAAAAACGCCTTGCCGGACAGGTTTTCTTCCGGGACGTATCCCCAGATCCGGCTGTCATTGCTGTTGTCACGATTGTCGCCCATGACGAAATAATGCCCGGCGGGAACCGTGTAAGACCGCTCGTAATGCTGAACCCGGTTCGGCATTCGATACACCAGGTGCCGCTTGTCGCCAATGGTTTCCTCGAACAGTATGGCAGGATCACCGTCCGGAGTGAACGCCTCGCCTACCCGCTCCTGCGGCACCATTTCGCCGTTGATATAGATCCTGTAACCGTGCAGCGTGACGGTGTCGCCTGGCAGGCCGATGACCCGCTTGATGTAGTCACTGCGAGGATCGGGCGGGTAGCGGAAAACGATGACATCGCCCCGCTCCGGCTTGCCGGTCGCCATGATCTCGAACTCGAATGCCGGCATGTGGATGCCATAGCTGTTCTTGCTGACCAGGATGAAGTCACCCCGCTCCAGGGTAGGCAGCATCGACTGCGACGGGATGCGGAACGGCTCGGCAACAAATGAACGCAGCAGCAGGATGACCAGCAGGATCGGAAAGAAGGAGCGGCAGTACTCGACCAGCACCGGCTCCTTGTTCACTCCGGCCAACGCCCGCTGCTTGCTCCAGTAGAGCCTGTCGAACAGCCAGACCAGGCCGGTGAACAGGGTCAGGCCGAGCAGGATAGCTGCGTACACGCGCGCCATGGTCAACCCTCCCGCTTGCCGACCTGCAGGACCGCCAGGAAGGCTTCCTGCGGAATCTCGACCTTGCCGACCTGCTTCATGCGCTTCTTGCCGGCCTTCTGCTTCTCGAGCAGCTTGCGCTTGCGGCTGACGTCACCGCCATAGCACTTCGCGGTCACGTTCTTGCGCAGCGCCTTGACGGTACTGCGAGCCACGATGTGGTTGCCGATCGCTGCCTGGATCGCGATCTCGAACATCTGCCGCGGAATCAGTTCGCGCATCTTCTCGACCAGTTCACGACCGCGCGAGTAGGCCTCGTCCTTGTGCGTGATGACCGACAGCGAATCCACTCGATCGCCATTGATCAGCACATCCAGCTTCACCAGCGGTGATGCTTCGAAATGCGAGAACTCGTAGTCGAACGATGCGAAACCGCGACTGCATGACTTCAATCGGTCAAAGAAGTCGAGTACCACTTCGCTCATCGGAATCTTGTAGGTCATCTGCACCTGGGAACCGGAGTAATGCATGCGCTCCTGCACGCCGCGCTTCTCGATGCACAGGCTGATCACCGGACCCACCATGTCCTGGGGCACCAGGATATTGGCAGTGATGATCGGTTCCAGCACGTCCTCGATCTTGTTGACCGGCGGCAGTTCCGAGGGATTGTCGATGGTGATCGTTTCACCATCGGTCATCTTGACCTCGTAGATCACCGATGGCGCAGTGGTGATCAGGTCGATTTCGTATTCGCGCTCGAGTCGCTCCTGCACGATTTCCATGTGCAGCATGCCGAGGAAACCGCAGCGGAAACCAAAACCCAGCGCATTCGAATTTTCCGGTTCGAAATGCAGTGCTGCATCGTTCAGCTTCAGCTTCCGAAGCGCTTCACGGAGATCATCGAAATCGTCGGCCGAGACCGGAAACAGGCCGGCAAAGACGCGTGGCTGAACCTGCTTGAAGCCAGGCAGCCGTTCGGCACAGGGACGGTCCGGGTGTGTCAGCGTGTCACCGACGGGAGCACCATCGATATCCTTGATACCGGCAATGATGTAACCGACCTCGCCCGTCTTCAACGTGGTTCGCTTGGTGGCCTTGGGTTGGTAACGGCCAAGCTCGGTGACCGGATGATCCTTCCCGGTGGACATCACCTTGATGCGCTCGCCTTTCTTGAGCTCGCCATTGACGATTCGAACCAGTGACACGACACCGACGAAATTGTCGAACCAGGAGTCGATGATCAAGGCCTGCAGCGGGCCGTTCGGATCGCCCTTTGGTGGCGGCACGCGCTCGACCAGCTGCTCGAGCACTTCCTGGACATTCTCGCCGGTCTTGGCACTGACCTTGATGGCTTCATGCGCATCAAGCCCGATGATGTCTTCGATTTCGGCGACCACTTTCTCAGGCTCGGCCGCCGGCAGGTCGATCTTGTTGAGAACCGGGATGACCTCGAGGTCCATGTCGATGGCGGTGTAGCAGTTCGCGACACTCTGTGCTTCGACGCCCTGCGCCGCGTCGACGACCAGCAAGGCGCCCTCGCAGGCAGCCAGGGACCGCGAGACTTCGTAGGAAAAGTCCACGTGACCCGGCGTGTCGATGAAATTCAGCAGGTAGGTTTCCCCGTTGGCCGCGGTGTAATCCAGCGACACGCTCTGCGCCTTGATGGTGATGCCGCGCTCGCGCTCCAGGTCCATGGAATCCAGCACCTGTTCGGCCATTTCACGATCGCTCAAGCCACCGCAAATCTGGATGAAGCGGTCGGCGATGGTCGATTTTCCGTGGTCGATATGGGCGATGATCGAGAAATTGCGGATATGATCCATGGGGGTCCTGGTGAAGAGAATGTGAGGTAATCCAGCCGGGCATTATACCGACTGAAACGCCCCAGCCCCAGCGCAAGGGATTGATTCAGGGTGCTTTTTTGGCGATTCCTGCCAGGAAATCGAGGAAATCGGCCTCATCCAGCCGGCCCTCGGCAATGATGTCCTCGTTTTGACATAGAACCGGAATCCGGATGCCGAAGCGTTGCTCCAGCTGGGGATCGGCTTCGATGTCCACAATTGCCAGTTCAAGGTCAGGCACCAGGGTCTTCAGCTGGTAGCGCATTTCATCGCACAAGTGACAGCCGGGACGCGAATAGAGAGTCAATTGCATGGCATGTTCTCCGCTGCGCTGCCTTACTGGCGTTGCAACTGCACGGGCAGGAAAAGGGTCGAATTATCGCGCCAGATGAGCACCGCCACATGGCGATTCAATGGCAGGGATCCGACCACGCTCTCGAATTTCTCGGCATTGTCGATGGACTGCCGATCGACACTGAGGATCACATCCCCGGCACGGATGCCGGCCTGGTAGGCCGGTCCAGCAGCCACTCGCTCCACCAGCACGCCACCGGCTTCGAGATTCAGGGCATTGCGCTCCCCCAGTCGGAGATCACGCACGCCGAGTCCCATCAGGCCGGCATCCCTGACGGGAGGCTCGTCCCTCGCGGGCACCGGCTGCACCGGCAGCTCGTCCAGGGTCGCCTCGACATCGACCTGCTGGCCATCGCGCAGCACGCGCATGCGCAGTGACTCGCCCGCCGATGTCGCGCCCACCAGTGGTGGCAGCTCGCCGGCCGTGAAGACGGCCCGCTCGTTGACCGCCAGGATGATGTCCCCCACTTCCAAGCCCGCCGCTGCCGCCGGGCTGCCGTCGAACACGCTGCGAACCAGCGCGCCCTCCGGGCGACTCATGCCGAATGATTCGGCCAGCTCGCGTGTCACGTCCTGGATATCGACACCCAGCCAGCCACGGCTGACCTTGCCGGTCTCCTTGAGTTGCGCGGCGACCTGCATGGCCAGGTTGATGGGGATGGCGAAGGACACACCCATGAAACCGCCGGTCCGGCTGTAGATCTGCGAATTGATGCCGACCACGCGGCCGTCGAGGTCGAACAAGGGACCACCCGAATTGCCGGGGTTGATGGCGACATCGGTCTGCAGGTACGGCACGTAGCGCTCCGTACCGACGCTACGCCCCTTGGCGCTG
The sequence above is drawn from the Gammaproteobacteria bacterium genome and encodes:
- a CDS encoding glutaredoxin family protein, which gives rise to MQLTLYSRPGCHLCDEMRYQLKTLVPDLELAIVDIEADPQLEQRFGIRIPVLCQNEDIIAEGRLDEADFLDFLAGIAKKAP
- a CDS encoding Do family serine endopeptidase, translating into MPDFAALAERVNPVVVNISTVTHGSDVPVIDELPEATPYDDLFRRFFDDNEPAESMPDTSALGSGVIVSDDGFILTNFHVIRGADEIIVRLADRRQLRAEVIGVDVPSDLALLKVEADSLVAADIGDADKVRVGEWVMAIGSPFGFDYSVTSGIVSAKGRSVGTERYVPYLQTDVAINPGNSGGPLFDLDGRVVGINSQIYSRTGGFMGVSFAIPINLAMQVAAQLKETGKVSRGWLGVDIQDVTRELAESFGMSRPEGALVRSVFDGSPAAAAGLEVGDIILAVNERAVFTAGELPPLVGATSAGESLRMRVLRDGQQVDVEATLDELPVQPVPARDEPPVRDAGLMGLGVRDLRLGERNALNLEAGGVLVERVAAGPAYQAGIRAGDVILSVDRQSIDNAEKFESVVGSLPLNRHVAVLIWRDNSTLFLPVQLQRQ
- the lepA gene encoding translation elongation factor 4 → MDHIRNFSIIAHIDHGKSTIADRFIQICGGLSDREMAEQVLDSMDLERERGITIKAQSVSLDYTAANGETYLLNFIDTPGHVDFSYEVSRSLAACEGALLVVDAAQGVEAQSVANCYTAIDMDLEVIPVLNKIDLPAAEPEKVVAEIEDIIGLDAHEAIKVSAKTGENVQEVLEQLVERVPPPKGDPNGPLQALIIDSWFDNFVGVVSLVRIVNGELKKGERIKVMSTGKDHPVTELGRYQPKATKRTTLKTGEVGYIIAGIKDIDGAPVGDTLTHPDRPCAERLPGFKQVQPRVFAGLFPVSADDFDDLREALRKLKLNDAALHFEPENSNALGFGFRCGFLGMLHMEIVQERLEREYEIDLITTAPSVIYEVKMTDGETITIDNPSELPPVNKIEDVLEPIITANILVPQDMVGPVISLCIEKRGVQERMHYSGSQVQMTYKIPMSEVVLDFFDRLKSCSRGFASFDYEFSHFEASPLVKLDVLINGDRVDSLSVITHKDEAYSRGRELVEKMRELIPRQMFEIAIQAAIGNHIVARSTVKALRKNVTAKCYGGDVSRKRKLLEKQKAGKKRMKQVGKVEIPQEAFLAVLQVGKREG
- the lepB gene encoding signal peptidase I, with the protein product MARVYAAILLGLTLFTGLVWLFDRLYWSKQRALAGVNKEPVLVEYCRSFFPILLVILLLRSFVAEPFRIPSQSMLPTLERGDFILVSKNSYGIHMPAFEFEIMATGKPERGDVIVFRYPPDPRSDYIKRVIGLPGDTVTLHGYRIYINGEMVPQERVGEAFTPDGDPAILFEETIGDKRHLVYRMPNRVQHYERSYTVPAGHYFVMGDNRDNSNDSRIWGYVPEENLSGKAFFIWMNWDWDAGEWPAFDRIGNSVE